The following proteins come from a genomic window of Synechococcus sp. NB0720_010:
- the glmS gene encoding glutamine--fructose-6-phosphate transaminase (isomerizing), which translates to MCGIVAVIGSREAAPLLLEGLRQLEYRGYDSAGIATVADESGLACLRAEGKLANLTARFEAQGAQGQCGIGHTRWATHGKPEERNAHPHLDGPRRLAVVQNGIIENYRSLREELQAKGVVFRSDTDTEVIPHLLSQELDRLEALGHAASPQLLLEAVQAVLPRLHGAYALAVVWAALPGALVVARKAAPLLIGLGEGEFLCASDTPALAGFTRTILPMEDGEVALLTPLGIELYDEAGARVQRAPTLLSGTDHVADKRSFRHFMLKEIHEQPETAALWVARHLPDASARVALPLDESVFEGIERIQVLACGTSRHAALVGAYLLEQLAGIPTSVFYASEFRYAPPPLAPNTLTIGVTQSGETADTLAALAMEQERRRAVADPAFAPRLLGITNRPESSLGRMVDQILDIGAGIEVGVAATKTFLGQLLAFYGLAIAFAERRSGRPGVLGAEALQQLMAGLRDLPQQLRSLVDDHDGRCEQMAHLFADTQDVIFLGRGINYPIALEGALKLKEISYIHAEGYPAGEMKHGPIALLDARVPVVSIAVPGTVFDKVLSNAQEAKARDAQLVGVAPNCPDAELFDTLLPVPEVDELLSPLLTVVPMQLLSYHIAAHRGLDVDQPRNLAKSVTVE; encoded by the coding sequence ATGTGCGGCATCGTTGCGGTGATTGGTTCGCGCGAGGCGGCACCGCTCCTCTTGGAGGGTCTGCGTCAGCTCGAATACCGGGGCTATGACTCCGCGGGAATCGCCACGGTGGCGGACGAGTCCGGCTTGGCCTGTCTGCGCGCTGAAGGCAAGCTCGCCAACCTCACGGCTCGTTTTGAGGCGCAGGGGGCCCAGGGGCAGTGCGGCATTGGCCACACCCGTTGGGCGACCCACGGCAAGCCGGAAGAACGCAATGCCCACCCCCACCTCGATGGTCCTCGTCGTCTGGCCGTGGTGCAGAACGGGATCATCGAGAACTACAGAAGCCTGCGTGAGGAGCTCCAGGCCAAGGGTGTGGTCTTCCGCTCGGACACGGACACCGAGGTCATTCCCCATCTGCTGAGCCAAGAGCTCGATCGGTTGGAGGCCCTGGGCCACGCCGCCTCTCCCCAGCTCCTGCTTGAGGCCGTGCAAGCGGTTTTGCCGCGGCTGCATGGGGCCTACGCCTTGGCCGTGGTTTGGGCTGCGCTCCCGGGTGCCCTGGTGGTGGCCCGCAAAGCAGCGCCTTTGCTGATTGGCCTGGGGGAAGGGGAATTCCTCTGCGCCAGTGATACCCCGGCTCTGGCTGGTTTTACGCGAACGATCCTGCCGATGGAAGACGGGGAGGTGGCGCTGCTCACCCCCCTCGGAATCGAGCTCTATGACGAGGCCGGAGCGCGGGTGCAGCGGGCTCCCACCCTCCTGAGCGGCACGGATCACGTGGCGGACAAGCGCAGCTTCCGTCACTTCATGCTCAAGGAAATCCATGAGCAGCCCGAGACCGCCGCCCTTTGGGTTGCTCGACATCTCCCCGATGCATCCGCGCGGGTGGCCTTGCCGCTCGATGAGAGCGTGTTTGAAGGGATTGAGCGCATCCAGGTTCTCGCCTGCGGCACCAGCCGCCATGCCGCCTTGGTGGGGGCCTATCTCCTGGAGCAGCTGGCCGGGATTCCGACCAGCGTGTTCTATGCCAGCGAATTCCGCTACGCCCCGCCACCGCTGGCGCCGAACACCCTCACCATCGGTGTGACCCAATCGGGTGAAACGGCAGACACCTTGGCTGCTCTCGCGATGGAGCAGGAGCGGCGCCGAGCCGTTGCCGATCCGGCCTTCGCCCCCCGTCTGCTGGGGATCACGAACCGCCCTGAAAGCTCCCTGGGCCGGATGGTTGATCAGATCCTCGACATCGGTGCCGGCATCGAGGTGGGTGTTGCAGCTACCAAGACCTTCCTGGGTCAGTTGTTGGCGTTCTACGGCTTGGCCATTGCCTTTGCCGAAAGGCGCTCTGGCCGACCTGGAGTTCTCGGCGCCGAAGCCCTGCAGCAGCTGATGGCTGGTCTGCGGGATCTTCCCCAGCAATTGCGCAGCTTGGTGGATGACCACGACGGTCGCTGCGAGCAGATGGCTCACCTGTTCGCGGATACCCAGGACGTGATCTTCCTGGGCCGGGGCATCAACTACCCGATTGCCCTTGAGGGGGCGCTGAAGCTCAAGGAGATCAGCTACATCCATGCCGAGGGCTACCCCGCCGGCGAGATGAAGCACGGCCCGATCGCCCTGCTGGATGCCCGGGTGCCCGTGGTCTCGATCGCCGTGCCAGGCACGGTGTTCGACAAGGTGCTTAGCAATGCCCAAGAGGCCAAGGCCCGCGATGCCCAATTGGTGGGCGTTGCCCCCAATTGCCCGGATGCCGAGCTGTTCGACACCCTGTTGCCGGTGCCGGAGGTGGATGAGTTGCTCAGCCCGCTGCTGACGGTCGTGCCGATGCAGCTGCTGAGCTATCACATCGCAGCCCACCGGGGGCTGGATGTCGATCAGCCCCGCAATCTCGCCAAGAGCGTGACGGTCGAGTAG
- a CDS encoding mannose-1-phosphate guanylyltransferase/mannose-6-phosphate isomerase, with product MAALVPVILCGGTGTRLWPLSRASYPKQYWALAGQGEETLLQQTQQRLEGIANLQPPLLICNEDHRFIVAEQMRQIGVDPSAILLEPVGRNTAPAVAIAALQAMAAGDDPLLLVLAADHVIREGAAFRQTVQAGVEAAEAGQLVTFGIVPTAPETGYGYIEAAQPLGDAGSPVPIARFVEKPDRATAEGFLATGRFTWNSGMFLFKASVILAELERLAPEVVQACRSALAQGGSDLNFQRLEKDAFAQCPNVAIDVAVMERTDRGAVLPLQAGWSDVGSWSALWETADQDEQGNVLRGRVISENSRNCYLRSEHRLVVGLGVEDLVVVETNDVVLVAKRDQAQNVKSIVGLLEQSGAPESKAHRKIYRPWGAYDGITEGDRWQVKRISVNPGASLSLQMHHHRAEHWIVVQGTAVVEKDGVEELVGENQSTYIPLGCKHRLSNPGKIPVEMIEVQSGPYLSEDDIVRFEDLYGRSA from the coding sequence ATGGCGGCCCTGGTTCCAGTGATTTTGTGTGGCGGTACTGGAACCCGCCTGTGGCCCCTATCGAGGGCCAGTTACCCCAAGCAGTACTGGGCCCTGGCGGGCCAAGGGGAAGAAACCCTGCTGCAGCAAACCCAGCAGCGACTTGAGGGCATCGCCAACCTCCAGCCTCCGCTGCTGATCTGCAACGAAGACCACCGCTTCATCGTCGCCGAGCAGATGCGCCAGATCGGCGTGGATCCCTCAGCGATCCTGCTGGAGCCCGTGGGCCGAAACACCGCCCCAGCCGTGGCGATCGCCGCCCTGCAGGCCATGGCCGCAGGCGATGACCCACTGCTGCTGGTGCTCGCAGCCGACCACGTGATTCGAGAAGGAGCCGCCTTCCGCCAGACGGTGCAAGCCGGTGTTGAGGCCGCTGAGGCGGGCCAACTGGTGACCTTTGGGATCGTGCCCACCGCCCCCGAGACCGGCTACGGCTACATCGAAGCCGCTCAACCGCTGGGGGATGCGGGCAGCCCCGTGCCGATCGCCCGGTTTGTGGAGAAACCCGACCGCGCCACCGCCGAAGGATTCCTGGCGACCGGCCGCTTCACCTGGAACAGCGGCATGTTCCTGTTCAAGGCCAGCGTGATCCTGGCGGAACTGGAACGACTCGCTCCCGAGGTGGTCCAGGCCTGCCGGAGTGCCCTCGCCCAAGGCGGCTCAGACCTGAACTTCCAACGCCTCGAGAAGGACGCCTTTGCCCAGTGCCCCAACGTCGCCATCGACGTGGCCGTAATGGAGCGAACCGACCGAGGCGCGGTGCTGCCGCTGCAGGCGGGCTGGAGCGATGTCGGCAGCTGGAGTGCCCTCTGGGAAACCGCTGATCAAGACGAGCAGGGCAACGTGCTGCGGGGCCGGGTCATCAGCGAAAACAGCCGCAACTGCTACCTGCGCAGCGAGCACCGCCTGGTGGTGGGTCTGGGCGTGGAAGACCTTGTGGTGGTGGAAACCAATGACGTGGTGCTGGTCGCCAAACGGGATCAGGCCCAGAACGTCAAAAGCATCGTCGGCCTGCTGGAGCAAAGCGGAGCGCCGGAGAGCAAGGCCCACCGCAAGATCTACCGGCCCTGGGGTGCCTACGACGGCATCACCGAGGGCGATCGCTGGCAGGTCAAGCGCATCAGCGTGAACCCTGGGGCTTCGCTCTCACTGCAGATGCACCACCACCGGGCTGAGCACTGGATCGTGGTGCAAGGCACTGCCGTCGTCGAGAAAGATGGCGTTGAAGAGCTGGTGGGCGAAAACCAAAGCACCTACATCCCCCTGGGCTGCAAGCACCGACTCTCGAACCCAGGCAAGATCCCGGTCGAGATGATCGAAGTCCAGAGCGGCCCCTATCTGAGCGAAGACGACATCGTCCGCTTCGAGGACCTCTACGGGCGCAGCGCCTGA
- the rimM gene encoding ribosome maturation factor RimM (Essential for efficient processing of 16S rRNA) has translation MEQQPELLVVGKIVAAQGLRGELRVNPLSDFPERFTQAGPRWLRAPAQKRGPTPEPQEIKLLSGRRLPGKELFVIRIEGIDDRSSAEACVGQELLVPSDQRPTLSKGEFHLLDLVGLEVRLLESGTPIGQVQDLLHAGNDLLEVQLSGKKQPLWIPFVDSIVPRVELEEGWIGITPPPGLLELADPSPGDGQS, from the coding sequence ATGGAGCAACAACCCGAGCTGCTGGTGGTCGGCAAGATCGTTGCCGCCCAGGGACTGCGCGGTGAACTGCGGGTCAATCCCCTCAGCGATTTCCCCGAACGCTTCACCCAAGCCGGCCCCCGCTGGCTGCGCGCACCGGCCCAGAAGCGGGGACCCACGCCAGAACCCCAGGAAATCAAGCTGCTCTCAGGGCGCCGGCTCCCAGGCAAAGAGCTCTTTGTGATCCGCATCGAGGGCATTGACGACCGAAGCAGCGCCGAGGCCTGCGTGGGCCAGGAGCTCTTGGTGCCGAGCGATCAGCGCCCAACACTGTCCAAAGGCGAATTTCACCTGCTGGATCTGGTGGGACTGGAGGTGCGGCTGCTGGAGTCGGGCACACCCATCGGCCAAGTCCAAGACCTGCTCCATGCCGGCAACGACCTGCTCGAGGTCCAACTCAGCGGCAAAAAACAGCCCCTCTGGATCCCCTTTGTCGACTCGATTGTTCCCCGGGTGGAACTCGAAGAGGGGTGGATTGGCATCACCCCCCCGCCTGGATTACTGGAGTTGGCCGACCCCAGCCCAGGGGACGGACAAAGCTGA
- a CDS encoding NAD(P)H dehydrogenase subunit NdhS encodes MADSLPILPGSTVVVRDGRSIYNGYQGFVQRISGSNAAVLFEGGNWDKLVTMPLKILEQA; translated from the coding sequence ATGGCTGATTCCCTGCCGATCCTGCCTGGCTCCACTGTGGTGGTGCGCGATGGGCGCTCCATCTACAACGGTTACCAAGGTTTCGTTCAGCGCATCAGCGGCAGCAACGCAGCCGTGCTGTTTGAAGGCGGCAACTGGGACAAGCTCGTCACCATGCCCCTCAAGATTCTTGAGCAGGCATGA
- the rnc gene encoding ribonuclease III, producing the protein MNAERHAQLLQFLQGLGLTAPAEMDLERLDEALTHTSAGLSVNHEKLEFLGDAVLRLAASEFLEQHYPNLSVGQSSALRAQLVSDRWLGELGQAVDIDAVLRIGPTAAGDASARETLRAEACEACIGALYRLWGDLTPVLLWLTPHWQTTAKAFEADPHLHNWKSALQEWSQGQKRGLPDYRCQEVSQVHADPRRFHCQVSLGKTTLGEGWGRSRRQAEQEAARVSLEKLMPAQES; encoded by the coding sequence ATGAACGCTGAGCGCCACGCCCAACTGCTGCAGTTCCTGCAAGGCCTGGGCCTGACAGCCCCCGCGGAGATGGACCTGGAGCGGCTGGATGAGGCCCTCACTCACACCTCCGCAGGGCTCAGCGTCAACCACGAAAAACTGGAATTTCTTGGCGACGCCGTCCTGCGTCTGGCGGCCTCGGAATTCCTCGAGCAGCACTATCCGAACCTGAGCGTCGGACAAAGCTCAGCGCTGCGGGCCCAACTGGTCAGTGACCGCTGGCTGGGGGAACTCGGCCAAGCGGTGGACATCGACGCTGTTTTGCGCATCGGCCCAACGGCCGCAGGAGACGCCAGCGCGCGCGAGACCCTCAGGGCCGAAGCCTGTGAGGCCTGCATCGGCGCGCTCTATCGCCTTTGGGGGGACCTCACGCCTGTACTGCTCTGGCTTACCCCCCACTGGCAAACCACAGCCAAGGCCTTTGAAGCCGATCCCCACCTGCACAACTGGAAATCAGCCCTGCAGGAATGGAGCCAGGGCCAAAAACGAGGCCTACCGGATTACCGCTGCCAAGAGGTCAGCCAAGTCCACGCCGATCCCCGGCGATTTCACTGTCAGGTGAGCCTGGGGAAGACGACCCTCGGTGAGGGCTGGGGACGCTCGCGCCGGCAGGCCGAACAGGAGGCAGCTCGGGTGTCCCTAGAGAAGCTCATGCCTGCTCAAGAATCTTGA
- a CDS encoding helix-turn-helix domain-containing protein — protein MTCTVLVWAAVLIALPLIVLFWLTESQQQRCRRLRRNGWSQQRIADHLRISRSTVKRRLTAA, from the coding sequence ATGACCTGCACCGTTCTTGTGTGGGCAGCCGTCCTTATCGCCCTGCCCCTGATTGTTCTCTTCTGGCTGACCGAAAGCCAACAGCAGCGCTGCCGCCGTCTTCGTCGCAACGGATGGTCGCAGCAGCGAATCGCTGACCATCTCCGCATCAGCCGAAGCACCGTTAAACGCCGCCTAACCGCGGCCTGA
- a CDS encoding acetate/propionate family kinase: MALLVLNLGSSSLKAAVFDAAAEQRLWSDSRSGLELPAALDTWLKPALAPWWGQLERAGHRVVHGGEVFREPTPINATTLAQLEALSPLAPLHNPPALEAMRWLQQQRPLLPQWACFDTAFHATLPEAAYSYAIPLALRSRGYRRFGFHGLNHQHVARQAAGPRLISVHLGAGCSLAAIAEGRCLDTTMGFTPMEGLVMATRSGSIDPGLLLALLKDGMAAAELEEQLNHHSGLAGLSGLSGDWQELRGAAERGHSGAQLALAVFLHRLKAGIAAMAASLGGVDQIALSGGIGANDTALAQQLQTELAWLGKPQWLQIPADEEGMIARLISDPEDRGSDAANG; this comes from the coding sequence GTGGCGCTTCTGGTGCTGAATCTGGGCAGCTCCAGTCTCAAGGCAGCTGTCTTTGACGCGGCAGCAGAGCAGCGGCTCTGGAGCGACTCCCGTTCGGGTCTGGAGCTCCCGGCGGCCCTGGACACCTGGCTCAAGCCAGCGTTGGCCCCCTGGTGGGGCCAACTTGAGCGCGCGGGCCACCGGGTCGTCCATGGCGGCGAGGTCTTTCGCGAACCCACGCCCATCAACGCCACGACCCTGGCGCAGCTCGAGGCCTTAAGCCCGCTGGCACCGCTGCACAATCCACCAGCTCTGGAGGCGATGCGCTGGCTCCAGCAGCAGCGACCCCTGCTGCCCCAGTGGGCCTGCTTCGATACGGCCTTTCACGCGACCCTGCCGGAGGCGGCCTACAGCTATGCCATCCCCCTGGCGCTGCGGAGCCGGGGCTACCGCCGCTTTGGCTTCCATGGACTCAACCACCAACACGTGGCCCGGCAGGCCGCGGGGCCTCGGCTGATCAGCGTTCACCTGGGGGCCGGCTGTTCCTTGGCCGCCATCGCCGAAGGCCGCTGCCTGGACACGACCATGGGGTTCACCCCGATGGAAGGGCTGGTAATGGCCACCCGCAGCGGCTCCATCGACCCTGGCCTGCTGCTGGCGCTGCTGAAGGACGGGATGGCTGCCGCCGAACTGGAGGAGCAACTCAACCACCACAGCGGACTCGCCGGTCTCTCCGGCCTGAGCGGCGACTGGCAGGAGCTGCGCGGGGCGGCTGAGCGGGGGCACAGCGGCGCCCAACTAGCACTTGCGGTCTTCCTGCACCGGCTGAAAGCGGGAATTGCCGCCATGGCCGCCAGCCTGGGGGGCGTCGATCAGATCGCCCTATCCGGAGGGATCGGTGCCAATGACACCGCTCTGGCTCAGCAGCTCCAGACGGAGCTGGCCTGGCTCGGGAAGCCCCAATGGCTGCAGATCCCCGCCGATGAGGAGGGGATGATTGCCCGGCTGATCAGCGATCCGGAAGATCGGGGGTCTGATGCAGCAAACGGTTGA
- a CDS encoding glycogen/starch/alpha-glucan phosphorylase, which yields MKEQSPRQLQLPTPGCYADPDRSGLAADDVFDGMAEHLFYTLGKLAPTASRHDLYLALSHAVRDRLMTRYLAGIEAIRATPTRVVAYLSAEFLIGPQLGNNLLMLGIQEAATEALRRFGIDSLEEILEVEEEPGLGNGGLGRLAACYMESLASLEIPATGYGIRYEFGIFDQLIRDGWQVEITDKWLKGGWPWEIPHPDQACFVGFGGRTESYRDERGNYRVRWIPDEHAIGVPHDVPVLGYRVNTCDRLRLWRADASESFDFYAFNIGDYYGAVEEKVGSETLSKVLYPNDGTDEGRRLRLKQQHFFVSCSLQDMLRSLEQRGIPVEEFPDHWSVQLNDTHPAIAVAELMRLLIDDKHLTWEQAWDITCRSVAYTNHTLLPEALEKWGLPLFGSLLPRHLELIYEINRRFLQSVRLRYPGNEVLLRKLSIIDEDGQKAVRMANLATVASHHINGVAALHSELVRTKLFPEFAELWPEKFTNVTNGVTPRRWVALSNPPLRKLLAESIGEGWVSDLDQLKQLEQYQHDSGFLERWEQTKLASKRQLANYIHRQSGLLVDPSSMFDVQVKRIHEYKRQHLNALQVIAQYLRIKNGQAQDMAPRTVIFGGKAAPGYYMAKLIIRFLNGIAETINSDPDMDGRLRVVFLPDYNVKLGERVYPASDLSEQISTAGLEASGTGNMKFAMNGALTIGTLDGANVEIREQVGAENFFLFGMTETEVTQLQSEGYRPWEHIAKLPELQQVLKLVEQGHFSGGDGDLFRPLLENLTGRDPFCVLADFTDYLRVQQQVSQAWADRHAWNRMSLLNTARTGFFSSDRSIKEYADRIWKAEAFPVTITCNLDE from the coding sequence ATGAAAGAGCAATCGCCGCGTCAACTGCAACTGCCCACGCCCGGTTGCTACGCCGATCCCGACCGCAGCGGCTTGGCTGCCGATGACGTGTTCGACGGCATGGCCGAACACCTCTTCTACACATTGGGAAAGCTGGCTCCAACCGCCAGCCGCCACGACCTCTACCTGGCCCTCAGCCACGCGGTTCGCGACCGCTTGATGACCCGCTATCTGGCGGGCATTGAGGCGATCCGAGCCACCCCGACGCGGGTGGTGGCCTATCTGTCCGCGGAATTCCTGATCGGCCCCCAGCTGGGCAACAACCTGCTGATGCTCGGCATCCAGGAGGCGGCGACAGAAGCCCTGCGCCGCTTTGGCATCGACAGCCTCGAAGAGATCCTTGAGGTGGAGGAAGAGCCGGGCCTGGGGAACGGCGGTCTGGGTCGCCTGGCGGCTTGCTACATGGAGTCCCTGGCGAGCCTGGAGATCCCCGCCACGGGCTACGGGATTCGCTACGAGTTCGGGATTTTTGACCAGCTGATCCGTGACGGCTGGCAGGTCGAGATCACCGACAAGTGGCTCAAGGGCGGCTGGCCCTGGGAAATCCCCCACCCCGATCAGGCCTGCTTCGTCGGCTTCGGCGGACGCACCGAGAGCTACCGGGACGAGCGCGGCAACTACCGCGTGCGCTGGATCCCCGATGAGCACGCCATCGGTGTGCCCCATGACGTGCCCGTGCTCGGCTACCGGGTGAACACCTGTGATCGCCTGCGCCTCTGGCGCGCCGACGCCAGCGAAAGCTTCGACTTCTACGCCTTCAACATCGGCGACTACTACGGCGCCGTTGAGGAAAAAGTGGGGAGCGAAACCCTCTCCAAGGTCCTCTATCCCAACGACGGCACTGACGAAGGTCGTCGCCTCCGCCTGAAGCAACAGCACTTCTTCGTGAGCTGCTCGCTGCAGGACATGCTGCGCAGCCTGGAGCAGCGGGGCATCCCGGTCGAGGAATTCCCCGACCATTGGTCCGTTCAGCTGAACGACACCCATCCGGCCATCGCCGTGGCCGAGTTGATGCGTCTGCTGATCGACGACAAGCACCTGACCTGGGAGCAGGCCTGGGACATCACCTGCCGCTCCGTCGCTTACACGAACCACACCCTGCTGCCGGAAGCGCTGGAGAAATGGGGCCTACCCCTGTTCGGCTCCCTGCTGCCGCGCCATCTAGAGCTGATCTACGAGATCAATCGCCGCTTCCTGCAGAGCGTCCGCCTGCGCTACCCCGGCAACGAAGTGCTGCTGCGCAAGCTCTCGATCATTGATGAGGACGGTCAAAAAGCGGTGCGCATGGCGAACCTCGCCACCGTGGCCTCCCACCACATCAACGGTGTGGCCGCCCTCCACAGCGAACTGGTCCGCACCAAGTTGTTCCCCGAGTTCGCGGAGCTCTGGCCGGAGAAGTTCACCAATGTCACCAACGGAGTGACCCCCCGGCGCTGGGTCGCCCTCTCCAATCCCCCCCTGCGCAAGCTGCTGGCCGAGAGCATCGGTGAAGGCTGGGTCTCGGACCTCGATCAGCTCAAACAGCTCGAGCAGTACCAACACGACAGCGGCTTCCTGGAGCGCTGGGAGCAGACCAAGCTCGCCAGCAAGCGGCAGCTGGCCAACTACATCCACCGCCAAAGCGGACTGCTGGTGGATCCCTCCTCGATGTTTGACGTTCAGGTCAAACGAATACACGAGTACAAGCGCCAGCACCTCAATGCCCTGCAGGTGATTGCCCAGTACCTGCGGATCAAGAACGGCCAGGCCCAGGACATGGCCCCCCGCACCGTGATTTTTGGCGGCAAGGCGGCCCCCGGCTACTACATGGCCAAGCTGATCATCCGCTTCCTCAACGGGATCGCCGAGACGATCAACTCAGACCCCGACATGGACGGGCGGCTGCGGGTGGTCTTCCTCCCCGACTACAACGTGAAGCTGGGCGAGCGGGTCTACCCAGCCTCGGACCTCTCGGAGCAAATCTCCACCGCCGGTCTGGAGGCCTCCGGCACCGGCAACATGAAGTTCGCCATGAATGGGGCCCTCACCATCGGCACCCTCGATGGCGCCAACGTCGAGATCCGCGAACAGGTAGGAGCCGAGAACTTCTTCCTCTTCGGCATGACCGAAACCGAGGTGACCCAACTCCAGAGCGAGGGCTATCGCCCCTGGGAGCACATCGCCAAACTGCCTGAGCTGCAGCAGGTGCTGAAGCTGGTGGAGCAGGGCCACTTCAGTGGCGGCGACGGTGACCTCTTCCGGCCCCTGCTGGAGAACTTGACCGGCCGCGATCCCTTCTGTGTCTTGGCTGACTTCACCGACTACCTGCGGGTGCAACAACAGGTCAGTCAGGCCTGGGCGGATCGCCATGCCTGGAACCGGATGTCCCTGCTGAACACGGCCCGCACCGGCTTCTTCTCCTCCGATCGCTCGATCAAGGAGTACGCCGATCGGATCTGGAAGGCCGAGGCCTTCCCCGTCACGATCACCTGCAATCTCGACGAGTAA